A stretch of the Aggregicoccus sp. 17bor-14 genome encodes the following:
- a CDS encoding ComEA family DNA-binding protein yields MSARLRLWVLALLVGAALLAVAPAHAAASRRRAVQYVGQVNLNEASATQLDALPGVGEKAAQSIVAYREKRRFGRVEELVKVKGFGKKRFLLLRPHLTLEGPSTFRVERLPAGGGRGAAR; encoded by the coding sequence GTGAGCGCGCGGCTGAGGCTGTGGGTGCTCGCGCTGCTGGTGGGCGCGGCGCTGCTCGCGGTGGCCCCCGCGCACGCGGCCGCGTCGCGCCGGCGCGCAGTGCAGTACGTGGGGCAGGTGAACCTCAACGAGGCGAGCGCCACCCAGCTCGACGCCCTGCCCGGCGTGGGCGAGAAGGCGGCGCAGAGCATCGTCGCCTACCGCGAGAAGCGGCGCTTCGGGCGTGTCGAGGAGCTGGTGAAGGTGAAGGGCTTCGGCAAGAAGCGCTTCCTCCTGCTCAGGCCCCACCTCACCCTCGAGGGGCCCAGCACCTTCCGGGTCGAGCGCCTGCCCGCGGGAGGAGGGCGCGGCGCGGCGCGCTGA
- a CDS encoding FAD-dependent oxidoreductase: protein MGAGSAALTGPDLAAEGVPVDCVIEGQPLLGHANGEPVLLLRAGEELFAVSATCPHYGAPLAEGLQVGATLRCPWHHAAFDLRSGAVLRPPALNGLGCYALERDAGRVRVLGRKPAQRPVPAPGPTPESVVIIGAGAAGHAAAETLRREGCAGRVVLVGADESPPYDRPNLSKDYLAGSAPEEWIPLRSGEDYAKAGIELRVGVRATALDTAARTVSLSDGTQLGYGALLLATGADPVQLDIPGARLPHVHTLRTLADCRAIIARAARARRAVLLGAGFIGLEVAAALRTRGLEVDVVAPGTEPLERVVGAEVGAFLRALHESHGVRFHMGKRAVAIDRGGVTLSGGEALPAELVVVGVGVRPSLALAESAGLALDRGVKVDAQLRTSAPGVWAAGDIARWPDPHTGRALRVEHWVVAQRQGQAAARNILGRGEPFEAVPFFWTQQYDLALSCVGSPEGFERTERLGSLEARDCTVRFVQGARTLAVLTVGRDAEGLRAELALESTPPAAVPMTSPRTPGALR, encoded by the coding sequence ATGGGTGCAGGCAGCGCAGCGCTGACGGGACCGGACCTCGCCGCCGAGGGCGTGCCGGTGGACTGCGTCATCGAAGGCCAGCCGCTGCTGGGCCACGCGAACGGGGAGCCGGTGCTGCTGCTGCGCGCGGGCGAGGAGCTGTTCGCCGTGAGCGCCACCTGTCCGCACTACGGCGCGCCGCTCGCCGAGGGCCTGCAGGTGGGCGCCACTCTGCGCTGCCCCTGGCACCACGCGGCCTTCGACCTGCGCTCGGGCGCGGTGCTGCGCCCGCCCGCGCTCAACGGCCTGGGCTGCTACGCGCTGGAGCGGGACGCGGGCCGCGTGCGGGTGCTGGGCCGGAAGCCTGCGCAGCGGCCGGTGCCGGCCCCGGGCCCCACGCCGGAGTCCGTCGTCATCATCGGGGCGGGCGCGGCAGGGCACGCGGCGGCGGAGACGCTGCGGCGCGAGGGCTGCGCGGGGCGCGTGGTGCTGGTGGGCGCGGACGAGAGCCCGCCCTACGATCGCCCCAACCTCTCCAAGGACTACCTGGCGGGCAGCGCCCCGGAGGAGTGGATCCCGCTGCGCAGCGGCGAGGACTACGCGAAGGCGGGCATCGAGCTGCGCGTGGGCGTGCGGGCGACCGCGCTGGACACCGCCGCGCGCACCGTCTCGCTCTCGGACGGCACGCAGCTCGGCTACGGCGCGCTGCTGCTCGCCACCGGCGCGGACCCGGTGCAGCTGGACATCCCCGGCGCGCGCCTGCCGCACGTGCACACGCTGCGCACGCTCGCCGACTGCCGCGCCATCATCGCGCGCGCCGCCCGGGCGAGGCGCGCGGTGCTGCTGGGGGCGGGCTTCATCGGGCTCGAGGTGGCTGCGGCGCTGCGCACCCGCGGGCTGGAGGTGGACGTGGTGGCCCCCGGCACAGAGCCCCTGGAGCGCGTGGTGGGCGCGGAGGTGGGCGCCTTCCTGCGCGCGCTGCACGAGTCCCACGGCGTGCGCTTCCATATGGGCAAGCGCGCGGTGGCCATCGACCGCGGGGGCGTGACCCTGAGCGGCGGCGAGGCGCTGCCCGCCGAGCTGGTGGTGGTGGGCGTGGGCGTGCGGCCCTCGCTCGCGCTCGCCGAGTCGGCGGGCCTCGCGCTGGACCGCGGCGTGAAGGTGGACGCGCAGCTGCGCACGAGCGCGCCCGGGGTGTGGGCGGCCGGGGACATCGCGCGCTGGCCCGACCCGCACACCGGCCGCGCGCTGCGCGTGGAGCACTGGGTGGTGGCGCAGCGGCAGGGGCAGGCGGCCGCGCGCAACATCCTCGGCCGCGGCGAGCCCTTCGAGGCGGTGCCCTTCTTCTGGACCCAGCAGTACGACCTCGCGCTCAGCTGCGTGGGCAGCCCCGAGGGCTTCGAGCGCACCGAGCGGCTCGGCAGCCTCGAGGCGCGCGACTGCACCGTGCGCTTCGTGCAGGGCGCGCGCACCCTCGCCGTGCTCACGGTGGGCCGCGACGCCGAGGGCCTGCGCGCCGAGCTCGCGCTGGAGTCCACGCCCCCCGCCGCAGTCCCCATGACTTCCCCCCGCACCCCTGGAGCGCTCCGATGA
- a CDS encoding DUF2231 domain-containing protein, which yields MRKGLRLFGHPVHPPLTAFPLVLLTLAPVADAAGWLRAEALFWQLGFWCVVGGLVAALPAALTGFIDYSAVPSESPASKTGLFHLGAMLTAVSLSGLSLAFRGGPVPEPDARALALGMEAAVALLVLGGGWLGGHLVFHHAVGVQGGPTRAP from the coding sequence ATGCGCAAGGGCCTGCGCCTCTTCGGTCACCCGGTGCACCCGCCGCTCACGGCCTTCCCGCTGGTGCTGCTCACGCTCGCGCCGGTGGCGGATGCGGCGGGGTGGCTGCGCGCGGAGGCGCTGTTCTGGCAGCTGGGCTTCTGGTGCGTCGTCGGAGGGCTCGTCGCGGCCCTTCCCGCCGCGCTCACCGGCTTCATCGACTACAGCGCCGTGCCCTCCGAGAGCCCCGCCTCGAAGACGGGGCTCTTCCACCTCGGCGCGATGCTCACGGCCGTCAGCCTCTCGGGGCTGAGCCTCGCCTTTCGCGGAGGCCCGGTGCCGGAGCCCGACGCCCGGGCGCTCGCGCTCGGGATGGAGGCGGCCGTCGCCCTGCTCGTCCTCGGCGGCGGCTGGCTGGGCGGCCACCTGGTGTTCCACCACGCGGTGGGCGTGCAGGGCGGCCCCACGCGCGCGCCCTAG
- a CDS encoding ATP-grasp domain-containing protein, protein MSANDVIILFGGTSDERRVSVASAQNVATVLPEAEVWFQAPDGSVTPCPRATLAAHQNAYTTDLQLPGTARWPSLDAALDAGEARGKTFFLALHGGQGEDGTTQRALERRGLAFTGSGSEASAKGFDKERAKALAAKAGVRTVESVELTGDAGAMLSALQGLLARHGRLVVKPIRGGSSVGLYHVKGPEDAGRAAREVAAQAPQVAFLAEAFVQGTELTVGVVDSLDGKRRALPCSEVRVDPGRAFDFEGKYLGKGTLELTPAEVPPDVFQAAQALAVTAHEALGCEGYTRTDIIVGARGPVYLETNTLPGLTKASFIPQQLAAEGTALRPFLEEQLALARARRDRQR, encoded by the coding sequence ATGAGCGCGAACGACGTCATCATCCTCTTCGGCGGTACCTCGGACGAGCGGCGGGTGTCCGTGGCCTCGGCGCAGAACGTGGCCACCGTGCTGCCGGAGGCCGAGGTCTGGTTCCAGGCGCCCGACGGCTCGGTGACGCCCTGCCCCCGCGCGACCCTCGCCGCGCACCAGAACGCCTACACGACGGACCTGCAGCTGCCCGGGACTGCGCGCTGGCCCAGCCTCGACGCGGCGCTGGACGCGGGCGAGGCGCGGGGGAAGACCTTCTTCCTCGCGCTGCACGGCGGGCAGGGCGAGGACGGCACCACGCAGCGCGCGCTGGAGCGCCGCGGCCTCGCCTTCACCGGCTCGGGCTCGGAGGCGAGCGCGAAGGGCTTCGACAAGGAGCGGGCGAAGGCGCTCGCGGCGAAGGCCGGCGTGCGCACGGTGGAGTCGGTGGAGCTCACCGGGGACGCGGGCGCGATGCTCTCCGCGCTGCAGGGGCTGCTCGCGCGCCACGGCCGCCTCGTGGTGAAACCCATCCGCGGCGGCTCCTCGGTGGGGCTCTACCACGTGAAGGGGCCCGAGGACGCCGGGCGCGCGGCCCGCGAGGTGGCGGCGCAGGCGCCGCAGGTGGCCTTCCTCGCGGAGGCCTTCGTGCAGGGCACCGAGCTCACCGTGGGCGTGGTGGACTCGCTGGACGGCAAGCGGCGCGCGCTGCCCTGCTCGGAGGTGCGCGTGGACCCGGGCCGCGCCTTCGACTTCGAGGGCAAGTACCTGGGCAAGGGCACCCTGGAGCTCACCCCCGCCGAGGTCCCCCCGGACGTGTTCCAGGCCGCGCAGGCGCTCGCCGTCACCGCGCACGAGGCGCTCGGCTGCGAGGGCTACACGCGCACGGACATCATCGTGGGCGCGCGCGGGCCGGTGTACCTGGAGACGAACACGCTGCCGGGCCTGACCAAGGCCTCGTTCATCCCGCAGCAGCTCGCCGCGGAGGGCACCGCGCTGCGGCCCTTCCTCGAGGAGCAGCTCGCGCTCGCGCGGGCGCGGCGCGACCGCCAGCGCTGA
- a CDS encoding ATP-binding protein: protein MALVGVLGACMGLTVACFGIAFSSAPGWRNERAFYLLALACGLYSACDVVPTIDVAEGWRAPALRMSFAAASAGLACWYLLGLRSFPSRSLQLLTRVLLPLHGVAALLALVPGLAVSERVQLREVAWLGVVYRDKAPTALGEALVYFFALSLLALAVHILRAARQGVADARLYLAWLGAMLTALLVDGLSFLGYVNGPYIAPLAFLVVMLTMSVLTVRRFIASARALEELSTKLERRVEERTRELSAAHSALARAERLAAMGQLSAGVAHEVNNPAAAVSANLEYLRAGLAAGSLPRDATECLEESLAGMQRIARIVRQLLDTGRATSAADAEDAGTRGSTHVRSTVQRTLALVRAVVPDLAQLHFEVPEALHTRGSPQLLEQVLTNLVVNAGHAIAAGGRGRGRIDVRASHVAAQGDDDAQVQIEVQDDGCGMDARTQQRIFDPFFTTKPVGQGTGLGLSVTAGLVSALGGQLSVESTLGQGTVMRLRLPAAPPAPVSQTPAACGPVPAALPGLRLLLVEDDASVRGALQRTLGEWCTLELAAGVDEALARLREGPRPDAVLCDLMMPAGGGQRLYEELRARDPALAARLLFLTGGATSEEARRFLERQPQPVVLKPIAPDALWAAVLRLQLGERAGAAAA from the coding sequence GTGGCCCTGGTGGGCGTGCTGGGCGCGTGCATGGGCCTGACGGTGGCGTGCTTCGGCATCGCCTTCTCGTCGGCGCCCGGCTGGCGCAACGAGCGCGCCTTCTACCTGCTCGCGCTCGCCTGCGGGCTGTACTCGGCGTGCGACGTGGTGCCCACCATCGACGTGGCCGAGGGCTGGCGCGCGCCTGCGCTGCGCATGTCCTTCGCGGCGGCCTCGGCGGGGCTCGCGTGCTGGTACCTGCTGGGCCTGCGCTCCTTCCCCTCGCGCTCCCTGCAGCTGCTCACGCGGGTCCTGCTGCCGCTGCACGGGGTGGCGGCGCTGCTCGCGCTGGTGCCGGGGCTCGCGGTGTCCGAGCGGGTGCAGCTGCGCGAGGTGGCGTGGCTGGGCGTGGTGTACCGGGACAAGGCGCCCACGGCCCTCGGCGAGGCGCTGGTCTACTTCTTCGCGCTCTCGCTGCTCGCGCTCGCGGTGCACATCCTGCGCGCGGCGCGCCAGGGCGTGGCGGACGCGCGGCTGTACCTCGCCTGGCTGGGCGCGATGCTCACCGCGCTGCTGGTGGACGGGCTCTCGTTCCTCGGCTACGTGAACGGGCCCTACATCGCGCCGCTCGCCTTCCTCGTGGTGATGCTCACCATGAGCGTGCTCACCGTGCGCCGCTTCATCGCCAGCGCGCGGGCGCTGGAGGAGCTGAGCACGAAGCTGGAGCGGCGCGTGGAGGAGCGCACCCGCGAGCTGTCCGCGGCCCACTCGGCGCTCGCGCGTGCCGAGCGGCTCGCCGCCATGGGGCAGCTGTCCGCGGGCGTGGCCCACGAGGTGAACAACCCGGCCGCCGCCGTGAGCGCGAACCTCGAGTACCTGCGCGCGGGGCTCGCGGCCGGCAGCCTGCCGCGGGATGCGACCGAGTGCCTCGAGGAGAGCCTCGCGGGCATGCAGCGCATCGCGCGCATCGTGCGCCAGCTGCTGGACACGGGGCGGGCGACGAGCGCGGCGGACGCCGAGGACGCGGGCACCCGCGGCAGCACGCACGTGCGCAGCACCGTGCAGCGCACGCTCGCGCTGGTGCGCGCGGTGGTGCCGGACCTGGCGCAGCTGCACTTCGAGGTGCCCGAGGCGCTGCACACCCGCGGCTCGCCGCAGCTGCTCGAGCAGGTGCTCACCAATCTCGTGGTCAACGCGGGCCACGCCATCGCGGCCGGAGGGCGCGGCCGGGGCCGCATCGACGTGCGCGCCTCACACGTGGCCGCGCAGGGCGACGACGACGCGCAAGTGCAGATCGAGGTGCAGGACGACGGCTGCGGCATGGACGCGCGCACCCAGCAGCGCATCTTCGACCCCTTCTTCACCACCAAGCCGGTGGGCCAGGGCACCGGCCTGGGGCTCTCGGTGACGGCGGGCCTGGTGAGCGCGCTGGGCGGACAGCTCTCGGTGGAGAGCACCCTGGGCCAGGGCACGGTGATGCGGCTGCGGCTGCCCGCGGCGCCGCCCGCGCCGGTGTCCCAGACCCCGGCCGCCTGCGGGCCCGTGCCCGCCGCGCTCCCGGGGCTGAGGCTGCTGCTGGTGGAGGACGACGCCTCGGTGCGCGGCGCGCTGCAGCGCACGCTGGGCGAGTGGTGCACGCTCGAGCTCGCCGCGGGGGTGGACGAGGCGCTGGCGCGGCTGCGCGAGGGCCCGCGCCCCGATGCGGTGCTGTGCGACCTGATGATGCCCGCCGGCGGCGGCCAGCGCCTCTACGAGGAGCTGCGCGCGCGAGACCCCGCGCTCGCCGCGCGGCTGCTCTTCCTCACCGGCGGCGCCACGTCGGAGGAGGCGCGGCGCTTCCTCGAGCGCCAGCCCCAGCCGGTGGTGCTCAAGCCCATCGCCCCGGACGCGCTGTGGGCCGCCGTGCTGCGCCTGCAGCTGGGCGAGCGCGCCGGCGCCGCGGCGGCCTGA
- a CDS encoding MASE1 domain-containing protein has protein sequence MQVERARAEGGGRLWRAPALRPLLAFLGYLALAEVGYRLVLQPEGIGLWWVPQGFALAVLVRSGRSGWPLLTLALMLAEAGVVTAHGMPPPVALAWSLAAALEALGGAWLLQRKLGTPVRLGSVGDWLWFSVLGGLAAPLFGAPLAAAASVLWLGAPSYGLSFLSWALSDMLGVLALAPVLLCLGPERPLRLPRARKLEALLLLAGLLLTTECVFGTRVPGAYLMPLPYLVFPFALWAALRFGMLGAASATLLVVGFAVVHTVEGEGPFVLLELGTRQRVWLLQAFLLVLGLCTLTLAASLAERRAAEQRLALHARVGELLGASLDREATLGKLTRLLVPAWAEACAVLLTQEDAEAPAAVAHAEAQDEAQLWTRLREEAARPLTRQLAPGERELRVPLASRGRALGWLLLARSERARPFDANDVHSAEEIARRTAHALEAMRLYEERGEAVALRDDFLSVAAHELRTPLTSLHLQLRRFDALLHEHGAEPVLQRKLEVVSRQAARLNQLVETLLDVARISRGHLELRVEELDLAALAAEVAERFGEDLARAGCELRLRLRPMRVRGDRLRLEQVVSNLLANAVKFAPGEPVELAGEPDGAFACLRVHDGGPGVPEAQREHIFDRFARAVSSRWYGGLGLGLYVSSEIVSAHGGRLRLVDAPGGGACFLTELPLLAQAPRWAQDAQHASGS, from the coding sequence ATGCAGGTGGAGCGGGCAAGGGCAGAGGGGGGCGGACGCCTCTGGCGCGCACCGGCGCTGCGGCCGCTGCTCGCCTTTCTCGGCTACCTCGCGCTCGCGGAGGTGGGCTACCGGCTCGTGCTGCAGCCCGAGGGCATCGGCCTGTGGTGGGTGCCCCAGGGCTTCGCCCTCGCGGTGCTCGTGCGCTCCGGGCGCTCCGGGTGGCCGCTGCTGACCCTGGCGCTGATGCTCGCCGAGGCAGGGGTCGTCACCGCGCACGGCATGCCCCCGCCGGTCGCGCTGGCCTGGTCGCTCGCGGCGGCCCTGGAGGCGCTCGGCGGCGCCTGGCTCCTGCAGCGCAAGCTGGGCACCCCCGTGCGGCTGGGCAGCGTGGGGGACTGGCTCTGGTTCAGCGTGCTCGGCGGCCTCGCGGCGCCGCTGTTCGGCGCGCCCCTCGCGGCGGCCGCCTCGGTGCTCTGGCTCGGCGCGCCCTCCTACGGCCTGAGCTTCCTGAGCTGGGCCCTGAGCGACATGCTGGGCGTGCTCGCGCTCGCGCCGGTGCTGCTGTGCCTCGGCCCCGAGCGGCCGCTGCGCCTTCCGCGCGCGCGCAAGCTCGAGGCGCTGCTGCTGCTCGCCGGGCTGCTGCTCACCACCGAGTGCGTGTTCGGCACGCGCGTGCCGGGCGCGTACCTGATGCCGCTGCCCTACCTCGTCTTCCCCTTCGCCCTCTGGGCGGCGCTGCGCTTCGGCATGCTCGGGGCGGCGAGCGCCACCCTGCTCGTCGTGGGCTTCGCCGTGGTCCACACGGTGGAGGGAGAGGGGCCCTTCGTGCTGCTCGAGCTGGGCACGCGCCAGCGCGTCTGGCTGCTGCAGGCCTTCCTCCTCGTGCTGGGGCTGTGCACGCTCACCCTCGCCGCCTCGCTGGCGGAGCGGCGCGCGGCGGAGCAGCGGCTCGCGCTGCACGCGCGCGTGGGCGAGCTGCTGGGCGCCTCGCTGGACCGCGAGGCCACGCTCGGCAAGCTCACGCGCCTGCTCGTGCCCGCGTGGGCCGAGGCCTGCGCGGTGCTGCTCACCCAGGAGGACGCCGAGGCGCCGGCCGCCGTGGCCCACGCGGAGGCGCAGGACGAGGCGCAGCTGTGGACGCGGCTGCGCGAGGAGGCGGCGCGGCCGCTCACGCGCCAGCTCGCGCCGGGGGAGCGCGAGCTGCGGGTGCCGCTCGCGAGCCGGGGGCGCGCCCTGGGCTGGCTGCTGCTCGCGCGCTCCGAGCGCGCGCGCCCCTTCGATGCGAACGACGTGCACAGCGCGGAGGAGATCGCCCGGCGCACCGCGCACGCGCTCGAGGCGATGCGCCTGTACGAGGAGCGCGGCGAGGCGGTGGCCCTGCGCGACGACTTCCTGTCCGTGGCGGCCCACGAGCTGCGCACGCCGCTCACCAGCCTGCACCTGCAGCTGCGCCGCTTCGACGCGCTCCTGCACGAGCACGGCGCCGAGCCCGTGCTGCAGCGCAAGCTCGAGGTGGTCTCCCGCCAGGCGGCGCGCCTCAACCAGCTGGTGGAGACGCTGCTGGACGTGGCGCGCATCTCGCGCGGGCACCTGGAGCTGCGCGTGGAGGAGCTGGACCTGGCGGCGCTCGCCGCGGAGGTGGCCGAGCGCTTCGGCGAGGACCTCGCGCGCGCCGGCTGCGAGCTGCGGCTGCGGCTGCGCCCCATGCGCGTGCGCGGCGACCGGCTGCGGCTCGAGCAGGTGGTGAGCAACCTGCTCGCCAACGCGGTGAAGTTCGCGCCCGGAGAGCCCGTGGAGCTCGCCGGGGAGCCGGACGGCGCCTTCGCCTGCCTCCGGGTGCACGACGGCGGGCCCGGCGTGCCCGAAGCGCAGCGCGAGCACATCTTCGACCGCTTCGCCCGCGCGGTGTCCTCGCGCTGGTACGGCGGGCTGGGGCTGGGGCTGTACGTGAGCAGCGAGATCGTCTCGGCCCACGGCGGCCGGCTGCGCCTGGTGGACGCCCCCGGCGGCGGCGCGTGCTTCCTCACCGAGCTGCCCCTGCTCGCCCAAGCCCCCCGCTGGGCACAGGACGCGCAGCACGCCTCCGGGAGCTGA
- a CDS encoding LamG-like jellyroll fold domain-containing protein, whose translation MKIAFRSALAAGLVALMLSCGGADAPAEPDPQGTPDTPGTPVLDPAGDEDHDGLTNQQEANGWDIQVDRVGLGEKKLEHVASDPRKADTDGDGLTDAEEFQKTDPTKKDTDGDTLSDYEEVRVYLSVPVTVDTDGDSVNAGTSSTQLWDGDEVKVWGSSPSLADTDGDGRSDYEEIIANSTNPLVAQVPELELSFVGNMDVRLDVTYGSGSTTQKQYGQVLALADTTEQSRTDSVASTLSVEASVTVGVEASAGFPESSVTASASATLSAGYSQENSTSLTSSASRTAQQEYQKYVSDTQDLTESTSSGRLSVGMKLKNASSKPFKLTNLTVTAFQFDPLTRTFKTVATLTPVLGEFNLGPLEEKPVAQQVVATGVNAGLIKEFLKQPSALSFRVSNFDLQNAEGTNYAFLNEVTNDRTGLLVIDYGDGRVERYRVATNVRRNADGSPAGVPLKEVFEKYIKVPYATAPWQPAAGSTGFEDKAGKRVLTQIKDKVSAPQGSASRRFWALFAKDVRLADRAQDFDNIVLQRGQELHLAYVSDDDKDGLLSYEERLYGSSDSAVDTDHDTVSDFDEVRTGWTAGTGLPASLGYPRQVFSDPTSADADNDGSTDAQEKAAGTDPYNPDTDNDQLLDGSDAAPLSPFNSPPSINLTLTSSDPTFTLTGSITDTVDAIASASIAWGDGATTPLSSGYNALNASHAYAAQGTYTITVSATDARGAPSTKTFTATSVFPTAGLVGFWRLNGNFSDSSGGAHHLTLGGQLTSGSSGGFVNDRAGNALRAYDFQGDNIQPDYSYAAGTVGAIDTANFSVALWINASGNTGADGWVVSQQNAFAVRLNGGRPSLRLGTGVTDLTSTTSVGTGTWKHVAWVKSGSTVLMYVNGTQVFSGAAGSFSAGTCTNLFLGGNRTGGCQSAPDSNFMPHQLDDVRVYSRALSAAEVTMLMNQAP comes from the coding sequence ATGAAGATCGCGTTTCGGAGCGCCCTGGCCGCAGGCCTGGTGGCGCTGATGCTGTCGTGCGGGGGCGCGGATGCGCCGGCGGAGCCGGATCCACAGGGCACGCCGGACACGCCGGGCACGCCGGTGCTGGACCCCGCGGGGGACGAGGACCACGACGGGCTGACGAACCAGCAGGAGGCGAACGGCTGGGACATCCAGGTGGACCGCGTGGGCCTGGGCGAGAAGAAGCTCGAGCACGTCGCGAGCGACCCGCGCAAGGCGGACACCGACGGCGACGGCCTCACGGACGCCGAGGAGTTCCAGAAGACCGACCCCACCAAGAAGGACACGGACGGGGACACGCTCTCGGACTACGAGGAGGTGCGCGTGTACCTCAGCGTGCCCGTGACGGTGGACACCGACGGGGACTCGGTCAACGCGGGCACCTCCAGCACCCAGCTGTGGGACGGCGACGAGGTGAAGGTGTGGGGCAGCAGCCCCAGCCTCGCGGACACGGACGGCGACGGGCGCAGCGACTACGAGGAGATCATCGCCAACTCCACCAACCCGCTGGTGGCGCAGGTGCCGGAGCTGGAGCTCAGCTTCGTGGGCAACATGGACGTGCGCCTGGACGTCACCTACGGCAGCGGCAGCACCACCCAGAAGCAGTACGGCCAGGTGCTCGCGCTCGCGGACACCACCGAGCAGAGCCGCACCGACTCCGTGGCCAGCACCCTGTCCGTGGAGGCCAGCGTCACCGTGGGCGTGGAGGCCAGCGCCGGCTTCCCCGAGAGCAGCGTGACGGCGAGCGCCAGCGCCACGCTGTCCGCCGGCTACAGCCAGGAGAACTCCACCAGCCTCACCAGCAGCGCGAGCCGCACCGCGCAGCAGGAGTACCAGAAGTACGTCTCGGACACGCAGGACCTCACCGAGAGCACCTCCAGCGGCCGCCTCTCCGTGGGCATGAAGCTGAAGAACGCGAGCAGCAAGCCCTTCAAGCTCACCAACCTCACGGTGACCGCGTTCCAGTTCGACCCGCTCACCCGCACCTTCAAGACCGTGGCCACGCTCACCCCGGTGCTCGGTGAGTTCAACCTCGGCCCGCTCGAGGAGAAGCCGGTGGCCCAGCAGGTGGTCGCCACGGGCGTGAACGCGGGCCTCATCAAGGAGTTCCTCAAGCAGCCCTCTGCCCTGAGCTTCCGCGTCTCCAACTTCGACCTGCAGAACGCCGAGGGCACCAACTACGCCTTCCTCAACGAGGTGACGAACGACCGCACCGGCCTGCTCGTCATCGACTACGGCGACGGGCGCGTGGAGCGCTACCGCGTGGCCACCAACGTGCGCCGCAACGCGGACGGCAGCCCCGCGGGCGTGCCGCTGAAGGAGGTCTTCGAGAAGTACATCAAGGTCCCCTACGCCACCGCGCCCTGGCAGCCCGCGGCCGGCAGCACCGGCTTCGAGGACAAGGCGGGCAAGCGCGTGCTCACGCAGATCAAGGACAAGGTGAGCGCGCCGCAGGGCTCGGCGAGCCGGCGCTTCTGGGCGCTCTTCGCCAAGGATGTGCGCCTCGCGGACCGCGCGCAGGACTTCGACAACATCGTGCTGCAGCGCGGCCAGGAGCTGCACCTGGCCTACGTGTCGGACGACGACAAGGACGGCCTGCTCTCGTACGAGGAGCGGCTCTACGGCAGCTCCGACAGTGCGGTGGACACGGACCACGACACGGTGAGCGACTTCGACGAGGTGCGCACCGGCTGGACGGCCGGCACGGGGCTGCCCGCCTCGCTCGGCTACCCGCGCCAGGTGTTCAGCGACCCGACGAGCGCGGACGCGGACAACGACGGCTCCACGGACGCGCAGGAGAAGGCCGCGGGCACCGATCCCTACAACCCGGACACGGACAACGACCAGCTGCTGGACGGCAGCGACGCTGCGCCCCTGAGCCCCTTCAACAGCCCGCCCAGCATCAACCTCACGCTGACCAGCAGCGACCCCACCTTCACGCTCACCGGCAGCATCACCGACACGGTGGACGCCATCGCGAGCGCGTCCATCGCCTGGGGTGACGGCGCCACCACGCCGCTCAGCTCCGGCTACAACGCCCTCAACGCGAGCCACGCCTACGCGGCCCAGGGCACCTACACCATCACCGTCTCGGCCACGGACGCGCGCGGCGCCCCGAGCACGAAGACCTTCACCGCCACCAGCGTCTTCCCCACCGCGGGGCTGGTGGGCTTCTGGCGGCTCAACGGGAACTTCAGCGACTCGAGCGGCGGGGCCCACCACCTCACCCTCGGCGGCCAGCTCACCTCCGGCTCCTCCGGGGGCTTCGTGAACGACCGCGCCGGCAACGCGTTGCGCGCCTACGACTTCCAGGGCGACAACATCCAGCCGGACTACTCCTACGCGGCGGGCACGGTGGGGGCCATCGACACGGCCAACTTCAGCGTGGCGCTGTGGATCAACGCGAGCGGCAACACCGGCGCGGACGGCTGGGTGGTCTCGCAGCAGAACGCCTTCGCGGTGCGCCTCAACGGCGGCCGGCCCAGCCTGCGGCTCGGCACCGGTGTCACGGACCTCACGTCGACGACCAGCGTGGGCACCGGCACCTGGAAGCACGTGGCCTGGGTGAAGTCCGGCAGCACCGTGCTCATGTACGTGAACGGGACCCAGGTGTTCAGCGGCGCGGCGGGCAGCTTCAGCGCGGGCACCTGCACGAACCTCTTCCTCGGCGGCAACCGGACGGGCGGCTGCCAGAGCGCCCCCGACAGCAACTTCATGCCGCACCAGCTGGACGACGTGCGCGTCTACAGCCGCGCGCTCTCGGCCGCCGAGGTGACGATGCTGATGAACCAGGCGCCGTAG